The genomic region CTCTTTTCAGTTGCTAATTATGACCTCTTTTTCGCATTTCATTTTTATTGGCCTACCTAATTTACCCGATAACTGTAACAGAAAAAACTGAAAATAGATAGACTATGGAGACTAAAATGTGAAAATTCTAACTTTGTTAAATCAGATGTAAAATCCTTTGGTGGACTGGGAAACGACATTCGAGCATATGCCGATTAAAGATTCTGCTAATTGTTTTATAGTAGCAAAGTGTTTGAAATCGCAAGTAACTCTAGTAGGTCTTTAAATCATTTGCTGAATTTAGTCCTTGCAAAGAGTTAGACTTGCTTTTGCTTATAGTAGCAGCAGGCAATGGCAGGTGGCAAGCCTAACCTAATATCCTACTAAGTTTAGTGAAAAACGCAAAACATAAAACAACGAGCCTACTTCATTTACTTGCTATCAAGACCACAACTGAAGGCTATAAAAAAGTAacttgtagaattttgtatgtgtgAAGAGAGCCAACATATTGTCCTGAGAAAGAAGCCAACATGCACTTTCACATTTTATACCATTGCTTTCACTTGAGATTGAAATCCACTAGTTTTCGAACTGAAAAGTCAGACCTTGGACATGGAGAATTATACCAAGATTGCCCGGTGGTTGTGGTTATATCTGGTAATTGAGACCCatactctcaaatttgggtcaagctttcgggtcaatCGGGTCTTGGAAAAAATTAGGCCCGACAATTTACACCAAAACTTAGAAAAGGTTCAATGAGCTTTTCTCCAACCTAGTGGgtcttatacaaaatataaaagaacAAGTCGAATGGGTATCAAATTCTAAAGCTTAATAAATAGAAATAGGTCTAATGGGTCTTGTGAATGGGTTAAATGGGTCGAGCATAACAAGTTTCATCCGTCATCATTTATGAAAGCATTAAGACCACCTTTAACGGTGGCGTGCTCGGAAGTGTGTTGGCCAACACGCCGGCAAACACGCCGTAGCGCGGCGTGTTGGACCAAATATACGGCGGCATGCTTCAAGTTAACACATGAGTTTGAGGAGGCGTGCTTCAAGTTACCcattttttaattagtttttatcccCCTTTTCATCcaacttccaatcagattttaacacatcacccaacaCGCCACTTAACACTCCACCCCATTACACACCGGTATGgcagcacgctcatcaagcaccccaccccACCCAGTAACACGCCCATCATCCCCTTCAGGGATAAAGATGGTCTAATGGTTATATCAATTATTATCTAGATTAATATGttcttatatataataaatattaattattaataattaataataactaagacaatataataaatgtaaaaaatcaaatatataagtatatgacccgttttgacctattTGACCAATGACCCGTTTTGAATTGTTAACCAAACCGACCAACTTGACCCATTTGGACCCGTTTAAAATTTTTACCCGTTTGATCCATGACCCATTTCAACGTAAaaccgttttgacccgttacccaaactgaCCCTACCTGACCCGTTTGCCAGAAATACTCATATCCTCACATGAGGTATTGGGTTCAAACCCACTAGTAGCATATCATCTGGTGGCTAGGAAAAATGGTTGGAAATGGTCACCGGATAACCTTGTTAGGCCGTGTACATTCGAGTATAAATACTACTCTTCTTTGGGTACCCTGAACATGGAAAACCATATTCGTTGATAACTATAAAAATGGCATATAGAAATAGTTTTCTCTGTAAGACCTTTCAATGTTGTCAAAGAATGCCTATGATCCTCAATAACTGCCTGTGATAAAGGTTATGTAGGTTTTgtctttgctttttttttttttttttttttttgcttagaGAAATGTTTTGCATTACATTATATCGCATTAAATTACACGTATTTACATGTTACATGTCTTTATGCCTACATAGTATACTTGCATGTTTTATACTGCATATTATACCTACATGTTTCACACCTACATGTTTACATACACATATTATACATACATGGcttgttatacttgcatatttgacacttACCTATTTCACCTATATGTTCTATTACTTTACTTTGTTACATGCTATATTTATCTTTACTTTTTCCATGGTAAGGTTTCTATTTTATCTACTTTACTTGCATTTAGTTACTTCACTTAACGGATTTCATGGCtcttctggccggaggtccttaggaagcagcctctctgccctctagtatagggagggacgacttcttCTACCCgcggaccgataggtatccgtgggtggaggaatgacttcccttttactctagggtagtggaaagactgtctacatctaacctcccccatactccactttagtggaattgggtattgttgttgttgttgttgttgcttagAGAAATGTTCCCTTCTGGTTTTATAGTATCTACCTGTTTTTTGTGACTTTTTATCTTCTCTCTTTTCAAGCGTCATGTGTAGCTTCTATTATTCACGTCATCCTTTCTTGTATTCCTTATCTGATATTATTTCTGCTGCAATGTGTTTGCTACTATATGTTTCTCTTACACTTAAGATATAAATGGTTTAGTATCTATGTTTATTTCATTTGACTGACATTACTTTttgttcttttaatgatggaaattGTCAGAAGATCCCAATGCTTCTGCCACACTGGCTCAGAAGGAAGAGGCAGATGCTCGTTCGATATACGTCGGTAATGTGAGATTTATGATCCTCTGACTTATTTCACTTTATTGTATCTCCTTGAATTATTTCTATTCTTAGCTTAGGAAATGATTATAAGACCTTTCCATTTTCTACACACAAACGTAAGAGCATTTATAAATGCAATGTGATTTTGTTAACCTTTTTAGATGAGATATATGGCCCTATTTGTGGCTTGAAGTGTTACCATTTTTTTAACTATTCTGCATTTGTCTCTCATTTTATTGGTCATGAATTACAGGTAGACTATGCATGTACACCTGAAGAGGTTCAGCAGCATTTTCAGTCATGTGGAACTGTGAATAGGGTGACAATCTTAACAGATAAATTTGGCCAACCAAAAGGTTTTGCATATGTAGAGTTTGTGGAACTTGAATCTGTTCAAAATTCATTGCTTTTGAATGAATCAGAATTGCATGGACGTCAACTCAAGGTCTTATTTGTCTCCATTGTTTTCAGTTCCAAATATCCACGAGGTGGCAACACGACCGGGTTGGGTGAAGGGTCAAAAGGGGTGGATAATAATCTAGTTTGGCATTTATAGCTTGGATTAGACCAATTAAAAAATTTCCATTTTGTAAAGTGTTTTCTCAAGGTTTGACCTGCTtagtttgttattattattttgttcCCACGTGGCCTGTATGAATTAAAAACATAACCCAATTTGGGTCTGAACTTTCGTCTCTAATCACACATTGGGGTTTAATACTTCTAATTAGTAGTTGTTGATGCTGTACAGGTTGCTGCTAAACGAACCAATGTTCCTGGGATGAAACAATTCAGAGGGAGGCGTCCAAGCCCATATGGGTTTCGCTCACGAAGTCCATATATGGCTGGCCCACCAATGTTTCCTCCTTATGGCTATGGGTAAGTACCTTAAAATTAAGCTAAAAGACCCGACCTAAAAGATAAAATGGTCAAGTGGATTGAAATTGTTTGAGTGTATTTAAATGTTATTCGTTTTCTGCTATTCATGGTTTAAGATTTATGCTGCAAACTTTTGGAAACTAACTTGCGTTTTATTATGTTGCAGAAGGATTCCAAGGGCCAGGAGGCCAATGTGGTACAGGCCATATTAATGATTTCACAATTGGTGCTGGAACCATCGCCTTTATAGTAGATGATTTTGTTCCATTGTGTACCGTTTTACCTGCATGCTCAAAAGTCGCGATATAATTCTCTTATTTATTTATAACTGACACTTGCAAATTGCGTTAAGAAATTAAGACTAATTGAGCCTTAGTGATCTTGTGTTTGTTATAGTTGGAAAAACAATGAGAGATTTTTGCTTAACAGGAAACTGTAGTTGTGCAGCTGCACACGTGTTTATTGTGCATGAGACATGGTTATTTATTAGCTCAACTAATGTAGCAAGGCTATCGGTCTCTTCAAGGTGTAAGGTTACACCTTCTATAATTGGTTTCACCTTTTGCTTTTATGGTTTGTGTTTGATCGgccaaaaaaaaaagataaaaagaagaaataaaaaaaaatatggtaAGGTCTTATAATCGTCCTTATCTAATATAGTATATGTAACCATTATGCATTATGTGTGTAGCGTATAGTGACATATTGAACTGTTTTTATATCCATTAGACCATCTGTAACGGGGGGATGACGCAACAAGCAACACCAGTTTcttgttttttatttttatattattaatttaaaaatattatttttatcctctTTTAATATTTAACTCAATTATATTTTGACACATCATCGTAATACTTCTAACTAACACAAAAAagaaacaccaccactactccgcCCAAAAAAGTAGTCATCCAAAAAGTACAAAAAGGCAAGTGACACCACAAGTAACACCACTCACCGTTACAAATGGTCTTATGCATTATGTCCCGTGGTACTAAAACATGGGACAAAATCAGAAGTTAACATGCTGTTATTATGATTGATCGTTTGGTAATTGGTATTGTTCAACTATTGTTTAATAAGAGAATATTTCAGAAGTTAACTCGTTTTGAACATATTTTGTAATTGTATGATTCTAGCATCAGGATTAATGATCGTGTTTCTCACTTAAAAATGGAGAAAATAATTTGAAAGTGTGATTTAAGAGTGTTATCTTCTTTTTTCCACAAAAACAAGaaatttaataaaattaaattcAAAAGATCTAAAAGTGTTACTACGTATAAGATTAAGTTTGACCTGACAATATGTCTGATTCTCCAACTATCTAGATGACCCGACTATTGAAGATAAACCTAATGACCACTCATTGCACAATTATAaacttattaataaataaatattctaACTCCCGTAATTTAGTGGCATCATTTCATCGGTCCACAGACCCTACCTTACTGTTGAAACCGAATTAGAACCGGGTCGACCCGGCCCGCCATGCCCGACCCAGTACTGTAGcaacatttttttcttttttttagttTTGGTTTCATTTATATTTTCTCATTTCGCGATGAAGTGCGGACGCAAAAACTAGTTCAATTTAATGTAGGAGTGCTACTCATTTACAACATTACTTGTCACTTTCTTGGATTTATCTGAAGTAGAATGACTTGACTACTCACTTTCAACGTTAGTTCATTTCGTACTACGCATATAATATTCATTTAACGTTGTGAAGATGTAATACATCACTACTTGTGGAAATTATAATTACCCACCATAATTGTTAAATTCATTACAAACACATAAGTTCATTACAAACAAACTACTTGTGCATGTATTGTAATTATTTACTAATTAACCATATTAGTTCCCGTAATTTAGTGGTACCATTTCATTGGCCTATAGGCTCTAAATTAATGTTGAAACCGAATTAGAACCGGGTCGACCCGACCC from Rutidosis leptorrhynchoides isolate AG116_Rl617_1_P2 chromosome 9, CSIRO_AGI_Rlap_v1, whole genome shotgun sequence harbors:
- the LOC139866584 gene encoding polyadenylate-binding protein 1-like isoform X1 encodes the protein MDHTAEQDQEHEVYGGEIPDEGEMDTDFEMPRDESEDVENTNSKDLEDMKKRLKEIEEEAGALREMQAKVEKEMGSVQEDPNASATLAQKEEADARSIYVGNVDYACTPEEVQQHFQSCGTVNRVTILTDKFGQPKGFAYVEFVELESVQNSLLLNESELHGRQLKVAAKRTNVPGMKQFRGRRPSPYGFRSRSPYMAGPPMFPPYGYGRIPRARRPMWYRPY
- the LOC139866584 gene encoding polyadenylate-binding protein 1-like isoform X2 encodes the protein MDHTAEQDQEHEVYGGEIPDEGEMDTDFEMPRDESEDVENTNSKDLEDMKKRLKEIEEEAGALREMQAKVEKEMGSVQDPNASATLAQKEEADARSIYVGNVDYACTPEEVQQHFQSCGTVNRVTILTDKFGQPKGFAYVEFVELESVQNSLLLNESELHGRQLKVAAKRTNVPGMKQFRGRRPSPYGFRSRSPYMAGPPMFPPYGYGRIPRARRPMWYRPY